The proteins below come from a single Leishmania infantum JPCM5 genome chromosome 6 genomic window:
- a CDS encoding putative lanosterol synthase: MHTNKGQSSSSRAAVSGSPTKPHDTRVNGLTTSSCGKQRDPPRGAVTNAVEFVSDILRNLYARVAAIAQPYAAEHASFVEYQRTLPVRTVVPEPPNTLRDYIRRQLWRVGRTCLLFFFFLFTWPVWLTLHLLLKLLDAHQRRLRLQHHRAWVHPSVPHVRANVHKHSKEFPLGSWHLRCEDGRQRWYFGEPLREGEEHNELAMAQLCGLHTVGDYHALLRQRAALDSGGGDEKQDSRGSGFNGTGLNGAGVTNSRVPWLPDILQEKCSKRSFVERYHIGLIPASPPQPRTTSEAAMDDGIRFLVKLQDPFSGHWPNNYSGCMFLVAGFVITKYIVAGGETDRLFPPFPDHHHVRLDSNGTKRRGNGGDIPERILGVSAFEHAGEVGCRCGEATRQELIRYIRNHQNPDGGWGQHTEGHSTMMGTVLNYVSVRLLGVPASDPQATCARNWILAHGGATKTPMWGRVWLSILGVYSWDGVNPIPPEMILMPDWIPFSLGKMWCHSRVIAMPFSYFYGLRWSAPAFPTTLALRKELYTEPYDAIPWRSFRGVACELDVYTPTSPLLRVATGLFDLYERHPIPFLRRYALEENWRHIAYDDESTSFICLGPVNKWLNMLATWVREGEHSARFQKHCHRVQDYFYLENTGLSMSGYNGSQLWDTSFAVQAICACRREMTFPAEMELAHHYIDVAQVQANPMAAADFYRHRTKGAWNFSTRAQGWQVSDCTAEGLRVLLLLPQYEFPVRRIFDGVDEVLSLRNSGFGGDGGWASYEPTRGPAYCELLDCAELFKDVMIDYSYVECSSSCIHTLSLFREHYPHYRRRDVDRAISEGIAYVLGQQQPDGGFYGSWGICYTYAAWLVADALQASKELPDMAVHPHCVKLVDFLLSHQGADGGWSEDVSASARQTWVDSPDGSQVVNTAWAVMAIICAAGKAAHTEPTRQRNIRSAVDHGVQLIMSRQLASGDWPQERISGVFNGNNPIHYPGYKNSMTVWALGKYNSWKREYVVAA; encoded by the coding sequence ATGCACACCAACAAAGGACAGTCCTCATCATCGAGGGCCGCCGTGTCGGGTTCACCGACCAAGCCACACGATACACGCGTGAATGGGctcaccaccagcagctgcggcaaaCAACGCGACCCACCGCGAGGCGCCGTCACGAACGCCGTTGAATTCGTCTCGGACATCCTGCGCAACCTCTACGCGCGTGTTGCGGCCATTGCTCAGCCCTATGCGGCAGAGCACGCGTCCTTTGTCGAGTACCAGCGTACCCTACCCGTGCGCACCGTCGTGCCGGAGCCGCCGAACACGCTGCGCGACTACATCCGGCGTCAGCTGTGGCGCGTCGGCCGCACttgtcttctctttttcttttttctgttCACGTGGCCGGTGTGGCTGACGCTGCATCTGCTCCTGAAGCTGCTCGacgcgcatcagcggcggtTGCGGCTGCAGCATCACCGCGCTTGGGTGCACCCAAGCGTGCCCCACGTCCGCGCCAATGTGCACAAGCACTCGAAGGAGTTCCCGCTGGGCTCGTGGCACTTGCGCTGCGAGGATGGGCGCCAGCGGTGGTACTTTggcgagccgctgcgcgagggggaggagcaCAACGAGCTCGCCATGGCGCAGCTGTGTGGCTTGCACACCGTCGGCGACTATcatgcgctgctccgccagcgcgccgcaTTGGACTCGGGTGGCGGTGACGAAAAGCAAGACAGCAGGGGTAGTGGCTTCAACGGCACCGGCCtcaacggcgccggcgtcaccAACAGCCGCGTGCCCTGGCTGCCCGACATCCTCCAGGAAAAATGCTCGAAGCGGTCCTTTGTGGAGCGTTACCACATCGGCCTCATCCCCGCCTCGcccccgcagccgcgcacgacATCGGAGGCGGCCATGGACGACGGCATCCGCTTCCTGGTCAAGCTGCAGGACCCCTTCTCGGGGCACTGGCCGAACAACTACAGCGGCTGCATGTTCCTCGTGGCCGGCTTCGTCATCACCAAGTACATCGTGGCGGGAGGTGAGACAGACCGCCTGTTCCCGCCGTTCCCtgaccaccaccacgtccGGCTGGACTCCAACGGCACGAAGCGGCGCGGCAATGGGGGCGACATCCCGGAACGTATCTTGGGTGTCTCTGCCTTCGAACATGCCGGCGAGGTgggctgccggtgcggcgaggCCACGCGTCAGGAGCTGATTCGGTACATCCGCAATCACCAGAACCCTGATGGCGGGTGGGGGCAGCACACGGAGGGCCACAGCACGATGATGGGAACGGTGCTGAACTACGTCAGCGTCCGTCTGCTGGGGGTGCCGGCGAGCGACCCGCAGGCGACGTGCGCACGCAACTGGATCCTGGcccacggcggcgccaccaaGACGCCGATGTGGGGCCGCGTGTGGCTGAGCATCCTGGGCGTGTACAGCTGGGACGGCGTGAACCCAATCCCGCCGGAGATGATCTTGATGCCGGACTGGATTCCATTCTCGCTGGGTAAGATGTGGTGCCACAGCCGCGTCATCGCCATGCCCTTCTCATACTTCTACGGCTTGCGCtggtcggcgccggcgttcCCGACGACGCTGGCGTTGCGCAAGGAACTCTACACAGAGCCATACGACGCCATCCCGTGGCGCAGCTTCCGCGGCGTGGCGTGCGAGCTGGACGTGTACACGCCGACCTCACCGCTGCTACGCGTCGCCACGGGCCTGTTCGACCTCTACGAGCGGCACCCCATCCCGTTCCTGCGGCGGTACGCACTGGAGGAGAATTGGCGGCACATCGCCTACGACGACGAGAGCACGAGTTTTATATGTCTAGGACCTGTGAATAAGTGGCTCAACATGCTCGCCACGTGGGTGCGCGAGGGCGAGCACAGTGCCCGCTTCCAGAAGCACTGCCATCGGGTGCAAGACTACTTCTACTTGGAGAACACCGGCTTGTCCATGAGCGGGTACAACGGCTCACAGTTGTGGGACACGTCCTTTGCCGTGCAGGCGAtctgcgcgtgccgccgcgagATGACGTTCCCGGCGGAGATGGAGCTGGCGCACCACTACATCGATGTTGCCCAGGTGCAGGCGAACCcgatggcggccgccgacTTCTACCGCCATCGCACGAAGGGGGCGTGGAACTTCTCTACCAGGGCGCAGGGGTGGCAGGTGTCGGACTGCACGGCGGAGGggctgcgggtgctgctgctcctgccgcAGTACGAGTTTCCAGTGCGGCGCATATTTGACGGCGTGGACGaggtgctgtcgctgcgcaacagcggctttggcggcgatggcgggtGGGCGTCGTATGAGCCGACACGCGGCCCGGCGTACTGCGAGCTGCTGGACTGTGCGGAGCTCTTCAAGGACGTCATGATCGACTACAGCTACGTCgaatgcagcagcagctgcatccACACGCTGTCACTTTTCCGCGAGCACTACCCGcactaccgccgccgtgACGTGGACCGCGCCATCAGCGAGGGTATCGCGTATGTACtgggccagcagcagccggacGGTGGCTTCTACGGCAGCTGGGGCATCTGCTACACGTACGCGGCGTGGCTTGTCGCCGATGCCCTGCAGGCGTCGAAGGAGCTGCCGGACATGGCCGTGCACCCGCACTGCGTGAAGCTCGTGGacttccttctctcccacCAAggtgccgacggcggctgGAGCGAGGACGTCAGCGCATCGGCGCGGCAGACGTGGGTGGACAGCCCGGACGGAAGCCAAGTGGTGAACACGGCTTGGGCAGTCATGGCCATTATCTGCGCCGCGGGAAAGGCCGCGCACACGGAgccgacgcggcagcgcaacatccgcagcgccgtggaCCATGGGGTACAGCTCATCATGTCCCGCCAGCTTGCGAGCGGTGATTGGCCGCAGGAGCGCATCAGCGGCGTCTTCAACGGCAACAACCCGATTCACTACCCCGGCTATAAAAACAGCATGACCGTGTGGGCGCTCGGCAAGTACAACAGCTGGAAGCGCGAGTATGTGGTGGCTGCGTAG